DNA sequence from the Butyricimonas faecalis genome:
TCAAATTACCATGCGATCTAAGCCATGTTTCGAAAAATTGAAACTTTATTGCATTGATAGTCTTTTTACCGATGCAGAAATCATTTCTTATATCGGTAACTGTCGATTTAATTTTTCGTTTATCCAATCTTTCAACTATATTCTTGAAACAATTAGGGAAAGGATTCAAACTTTGAGTTCCAGAAGCAATATCCATCAGAATCTTTTTGCCAAATTCAGTCAAGTTATCTGGCAAGGATTTGATTTTAGCCAGTAAATGTTTTATTGCGACAAACCAATAATATGATGTATGTGCTGTTCTTTGGGCGTATAATGTATCAACACTTATTTCAGACAACGCTTCGAACGCTATTTTATTGATATGATCGGTCAGGACATTGCTTATTTTAGTGGTCAAATCGTAAAAAGATGCGTCAGGAATTACATCTTTAATATTGTTCTTAGTGATATACTTATCCAAATCGGTATTCCACTCTGCTAAATGCTCGATAAATACCTCATCCGTTACACCTATTCTGTTCTTAATATCTTCAAATTGGGGCAATATGTCTGAGAGCAATAATTTATAGCCAAGTTTATGATTTACCATGTATTGTAGTGTTTCATTTAATAGCGGTATATTCCATCCCACACTATTTACTAATAAGTCTCCATGATCCACATAATAGTCCATGAGTTCTGCAACATATTTTATATCTCCACCCTCTATTAAGGAAACGGAATGACCATGTGCCAATTGCATGGCGACTAAATCGTAATATCCAGACTCTTTAATGTTTCGGCCATCAGTTTCTAATTCAGAATGCAACTGATTTATGTAGGTTGAATCTAACGTTACAGGTAAAGGTCTTTCTTCGTCAGATGCCAATAAACGATAGGTTGTAAATATAGCCCCTATATTATCTTTATTTACATTCTGTTCATCAATGCAATTCGTGATCGCTTGCAAAAGCGTTGGAAACGTATAGGTAGAATTATCTTTTAACGTTTTTACAATATCTGCATGGTCGAAATTATCGGGTAGTAAGTTTGCCAAATAATTATCGAGCGCCTCCGAATTTGTTGCTACTTGATAATATTTATATGCTTTAGTTGTCGCGTTATCCCGATAGGCAGCATCTGTTGCATTTGCAGCTTGAATATAATCGATAAATGTATTTGGCTTGACTGTTTTTGCTTCAATCAATGACGTAAAATCGCACGCCAACTTATTTTGCGCAATAAACCTGTCTATTGCATCTAACGTTTTGAAATAGTCGCCGCCATTGAAGTCATTGAACCGAACTATCTTCTTATATAATTGAGCAATCACATGGTTTTGGCTTTCCGTGTCTAAATGCAACAGCAGTTCTTGGTATTCGACAGGGAACACCTGCTTCTCTATGGATTCTTTTAATTTCAATTGTGCTATTCTTTGCCATACACGCAGAATAACATCGCTCTTTCGAGTTAATTTATGCAAACAATGTATAATCTTATCGATAAGCGCATTGTCCATACATTGTATAACTTCTTCTAATACAGTGTCAAATTGTTTATTAGTCTCTGCATATTGATTTATGTCGTGGTCTTCTTCTCCGTTGATGCAGCCTTCAATATATTTTTTCAATGGAATTTGTCGAGCATCTTCAACATCGACACCATATACCAAAGCTGCAATTTCGCGTTGTGTTTGCAGATCATTGTTAATTATTGTTTGAATGCCATT
Encoded proteins:
- a CDS encoding P-loop NTPase fold protein yields the protein METKLQSKQQYPRFIQNKPCGIDKFDGGSQERLAKTIARHFCQNDSLDEECTLPRIIGIEGIWGSGKSNVVKMLERELSDDYYFFEYDAWGHQEDLQRRSILELLTSKLIDDGILSGNATIKVKGGGTKTVSWSEKLKYLLARKTETVTEKYPLISNGMVAAFLVAVLTPIFTFIAYAVKPTPTTWWFSLLSIIIAALPVLIALCVWKWAYSKDHKYGWSYMLAIYQDKVEKDVCYETLSEDEPTVYEFKTWMQDISDFIKEKGQRKLVLVFDNMDRLPAEKVKELWSSIHTFFADSGFENVWAVIPFDETHLACAFGDETDEQTKQLTKYFINKTFPIVYRVAPPVITDYRSIFNKLFVEAFGETENEAKETINRIFRLVNPNANVREIISYINEMVALKQEWCNEILMINIALFCLKKTDILANPVEQILSGDYLNGIQTIINNDLQTQREIAALVYGVDVEDARQIPLKKYIEGCINGEEDHDINQYAETNKQFDTVLEEVIQCMDNALIDKIIHCLHKLTRKSDVILRVWQRIAQLKLKESIEKQVFPVEYQELLLHLDTESQNHVIAQLYKKIVRFNDFNGGDYFKTLDAIDRFIAQNKLACDFTSLIEAKTVKPNTFIDYIQAANATDAAYRDNATTKAYKYYQVATNSEALDNYLANLLPDNFDHADIVKTLKDNSTYTFPTLLQAITNCIDEQNVNKDNIGAIFTTYRLLASDEERPLPVTLDSTYINQLHSELETDGRNIKESGYYDLVAMQLAHGHSVSLIEGGDIKYVAELMDYYVDHGDLLVNSVGWNIPLLNETLQYMVNHKLGYKLLLSDILPQFEDIKNRIGVTDEVFIEHLAEWNTDLDKYITKNNIKDVIPDASFYDLTTKISNVLTDHINKIAFEALSEISVDTLYAQRTAHTSYYWFVAIKHLLAKIKSLPDNLTEFGKKILMDIASGTQSLNPFPNCFKNIVERLDKRKIKSTVTDIRNDFCIGKKTINAIKFQFFETWLRSHGNLKSQAGDVIDKIVKPVISDGACRSLILQNKDFYMDLINTAGDDAYELKKSLRNLIQKDSDPQLVKFVNSIDSVPEVETA